Sequence from the Priestia megaterium genome:
CAGATGATTGAAGCCTTGCGACGTCTTGAGTAGTTTGCTCAATTAAGCTATGAAACATTTATGTATCAAAAGCAGGCTTAAGCCTGCTACTACTTTGGGTAGTTACTTTATTTATTAACAAATAATATTAGAATATTTTAAGCATAGCTTGTCAAAAATACCAGAAAATATCTTTTACATAAAAGGAGATAAATACATATGGAACTAAAGAAGATATTAGGAATCACCTTTTTATCAGGCGTCATATTATTTTCTGGGACTTTATCATCTGTTAATGCTTCTAAAATGACAGTAAAAAATTCAGTAAAAAACGATTTACCGAACGTGAAGATTTTGGCTACGGGCGGTACCATTGCAGGTGCTTCTAAGAGTAGTACGGATACAACTGGATACCAATCAGGAGCTCTTGATATTGAAACAGTAATTAAGGCTGTTCCTCAGCTGAAAAAACTAGCAAATGTGAGTGGAGAACAAATCGTAAATATCGGCAGTCAAAATATGAGTAATTCAATTTTGTTAAAGTTAGCCAAACGAATTAATACTTTATTAGCGTCTAAGGAGGTTGACGGGATTGTAGTGACACACGGATCAGATACTATGGAGGAGACAGCTTATTTTCTAAATTTAGTAGTAGAGAGTGAAAAGCCTGTGATTGTGGTCGGCTCAATGAGACCAGCTACAGCTATAAGTGCAGATGGGCCACTAAACTTATATAATGCAGTGAAAGTTGCTTCTACTAAAGAGGCAAGAGATAAAGGCGTTTTAGTAGCGCTTAACGACCGAATTGGTGCAGCTCGTTATATTACGAAAACCCATACAACAGCAGTTGATACATTTAAGTCTCCAGAACAGGGATACGTAGGAGAAATAGCTGGGGATAAGGTATTATTTTATAATGAACCGACTCGTAAACATACAACACAGTCAGTATTTGATGTGTCAAAATTTGATAAACTTCCTCAAGTAGACATCATATATGGGTATCAAAATGATTCTAGATATTTTTATGATACAGCTGTAAAAGCAGGTGCAAAAGGAATAATAGTTGCAGGAGCTGGAAATGGGTTATTATCTGATGCTGCTTTAGCAGGTGCTAGGGATGCAGTTAAAAAAGGAGTCGTTATTACTAGATCTAGCCGTGTAGGAAGTGGGGTTGTAACGCATGAAACATCAGATGATAAGGATCAGTTTGTTACGTCCGATTCGTTAAATCCGCAAAAAGCACGTATTCTCTTAATGCTTGCTTTAACTAAAACAAAGGATCCTAAAAAGATCCAAGAATATTTTAATGAGTATTAATAAAATTAATTATAAAGTTAGCTCTCTAAGCGATAATGTGCATTTTCGGCAATTTCCTCAATGGTCATCAAATAACGGAGTTGTAGAGCATTATTTGATAGGGAAAATTTAAAAATGTCAGAAACTTTATGATGACATATATGACAAAAAACCGTATAATAACCTTTATAACCTTATTTAAGGTCACCTATTCGGTCTCATGAAACAACAAAAAGCTATCTCACCATCTTTGAGATAGCTTTTTGTTGTTTACAATAATGAAATTTGTAAATACAGCTCCTATAATATTTTAACATAAGATTGTAAATTGTCATACAAATTAAGTCTTCTCTCATCTTTATTTCTCCTTAAGTCTTTTTTACATATTTTAATATTTTTATTAGAAGGGTCTATTAAAAATCAGGATTTCATTTAGGCTTCCTAGAAAAACCATTACGTTAAGTAAATGATAAAGTATCTCGTTAAATTGATTAGTTTTAGCATTTACTTTAATGTATATGTTATCCATAAGTTTTACTCTTTGTATTTTATATAATTATTCCATTTTTCTCCTTGACGAATATAATCCTTAAACGTACCATTTTTCACTAAAATATTGCCTTCACATTCATCTGCCATTTGTTTAGCAATGGACTCTTCGTTAATGGGAAATGCTACAGATTCATCATTTGTAAATTCATAACTGGATATCTCTTTCCTTTTTACGTTTCTCCACGAATCCTTTACATAATATTACTTACCTAACTTTATAAAATAGTATGGATACTTTTTGTTAGGCAACTTACTTCCCTCCATTTCTATACTCTTCAATCGCTTTATAAGTCAATATAACACCTTATTTGGACTTATAAAGGTAAAATCCTTCTAAAAAAGCCACTCTGATTGTCATAAATATAAAGATTTAGGGCAACATATTGCGTAGCATTTATATACTATTGGAGGTAACAAATTTGGCTAAGGACGACATGAGATTGACATCCTCAGAAATAACAAGTCTGTGGGTGCAATATATTCAGGAGACAATGGCAATTTGTATCAGT
This genomic interval carries:
- a CDS encoding type II asparaginase, which encodes MELKKILGITFLSGVILFSGTLSSVNASKMTVKNSVKNDLPNVKILATGGTIAGASKSSTDTTGYQSGALDIETVIKAVPQLKKLANVSGEQIVNIGSQNMSNSILLKLAKRINTLLASKEVDGIVVTHGSDTMEETAYFLNLVVESEKPVIVVGSMRPATAISADGPLNLYNAVKVASTKEARDKGVLVALNDRIGAARYITKTHTTAVDTFKSPEQGYVGEIAGDKVLFYNEPTRKHTTQSVFDVSKFDKLPQVDIIYGYQNDSRYFYDTAVKAGAKGIIVAGAGNGLLSDAALAGARDAVKKGVVITRSSRVGSGVVTHETSDDKDQFVTSDSLNPQKARILLMLALTKTKDPKKIQEYFNEY